One Cytobacillus luteolus genomic window carries:
- a CDS encoding DsbA family oxidoreductase, which produces MGKRRLEEAITKLNTPVEVIYRCFELDPTKRRDIKESIYESLAKKYGMSIDQAKANSNNMVRMAAEAGLDFQMDTLVQTNTFDAHRLVMFAKTKGLMKEMTERILYAYFTESKHIGDHDTLTDLAVEVGLDREEVSQMLASDAMAEDVRADERTAQQIGVTGVPFFLINKKYALTGAQPTEVFVQALEKISAEDQIVVLNNQDGLNCDDDGCEIPKK; this is translated from the coding sequence ATTGGCAAAAGGCGTCTGGAAGAGGCCATTACTAAACTTAATACACCTGTAGAAGTCATTTATCGTTGCTTTGAGTTGGATCCAACAAAGAGACGAGATATAAAAGAAAGTATTTACGAAAGCTTAGCTAAGAAATATGGTATGAGTATTGACCAAGCAAAAGCAAACAGTAATAACATGGTACGAATGGCAGCGGAAGCTGGGCTGGATTTTCAAATGGATACATTAGTTCAAACAAATACGTTTGATGCGCACCGTTTGGTCATGTTTGCTAAAACAAAGGGATTAATGAAAGAGATGACTGAGCGGATTTTGTATGCTTACTTTACAGAATCCAAGCATATCGGGGATCATGACACACTTACAGATTTGGCAGTTGAGGTTGGATTAGACCGGGAAGAAGTAAGCCAAATGTTAGCAAGTGATGCGATGGCAGAAGATGTTCGTGCTGATGAACGTACTGCACAACAGATTGGTGTTACAGGCGTTCCCTTCTTCTTGATTAATAAAAAATATGCTCTAACTGGTGCACAACCAACTGAAGTATTTGTACAGGCACTTGAAAAAATTTCCGCAGAAGATCAAATTGTTGTACTAAACAACCAAGATGGTCTTAATTGTGACGATGATGGGTGCGAAATTCCTAAGAAATAA
- a CDS encoding S8 family serine peptidase encodes MKRWLSIVFAAVLLFSSFFSGFQTASASETSGVSIDPLLDKAFQVEALQQVIVSFKGDGAPSTNARQLLQDIGIGTGVTMQSLPIAGVLATKAQVDLLAKSSEVRSIYLNSKLQYFNGDSTDITGVDKVRTDNEFRQQNGGLPLSGKGVGVVVNDSGVDGTHKDHELGKNLVQNVAANLNLNAIDPTLLPVTYLENVPNTDTNSGHGTHVAGTVGGTGAMSSGKYEGVAPGADLIGYGSGAALLILDGIGGFDYAITNQARYDIRVITNSWGSSGDFDHNHPINIASKAAYDRGITVLFAAGNEGPGENTHNPYAKAPWVISVAAGVKNGSLADFSSRGTKGVGGTFTMDGVEWTWEDRPTITAPGVDIVSTRVLAPVSSLAAEKDAATIDPAHLPYYTTMSGTSMATPHVAGIVALLLEANPLLSPDQVKTILQETATNMPGFEAWEVGAGYVNAYAAVDKALNGKNYGETVNLYQTFNNNVVSTTERVPFSVNYNPLTLVSTNAYEFKVEEGLSSLVAKANGAGLLGETGNPINLVLIAPDGTEYSSGVSLLFPLYYDRTVSVNAPMAGTWKAEIRGLRGNELNPIGISLPEEVQGTLAFSKVSGFSGLNDINGHPAAGAIQMGVNERLFDGYSNGTFKPDQTLKRSELAKYLVMGAEIRQTLPAAATFTDVKATDLSFVEAVLAKGAAFRGAQFYNGVMVGKNGKFAPNDAVTRAELAYSLVQSLGLQKEAQAFTGDVTVQYKDERVKIQDAGQIPAELKGYVQLALDLNILNANFSVTQGPFDLQPKVTATFSPTAQVTRGEFAVGMTRFYNAYLN; translated from the coding sequence ATGAAGCGTTGGTTATCAATTGTGTTTGCGGCAGTTTTACTTTTTTCGAGTTTCTTCTCAGGTTTTCAAACAGCGAGTGCAAGTGAAACGAGTGGGGTTTCAATCGATCCACTTTTAGACAAAGCGTTCCAAGTGGAGGCTTTACAGCAAGTCATTGTATCGTTCAAGGGAGACGGGGCACCGAGTACAAATGCACGTCAACTTTTACAAGACATTGGAATTGGAACAGGAGTTACGATGCAGTCTCTTCCAATTGCCGGAGTTCTTGCGACAAAAGCACAGGTAGATCTTCTTGCTAAAAGTAGTGAAGTCCGCTCAATCTATTTAAATAGCAAACTTCAATACTTCAACGGAGATTCTACTGATATTACTGGCGTGGATAAAGTTCGCACGGATAATGAATTCCGTCAGCAAAACGGAGGTCTACCACTTTCAGGTAAGGGTGTTGGGGTTGTTGTCAACGACAGTGGTGTTGATGGTACACATAAAGATCATGAGTTAGGTAAAAATTTAGTTCAAAACGTTGCGGCAAACTTGAATCTGAATGCAATTGATCCGACTTTATTACCTGTTACTTACTTAGAAAATGTACCTAACACAGACACAAATTCAGGTCACGGTACCCATGTTGCCGGCACGGTTGGTGGAACGGGTGCCATGTCTAGTGGGAAGTATGAAGGAGTTGCACCTGGTGCTGACTTAATTGGGTATGGTTCTGGCGCGGCGCTTTTAATCTTAGACGGGATTGGCGGATTCGATTATGCGATCACAAACCAAGCGCGATATGATATCCGTGTTATCACGAATTCGTGGGGATCATCTGGTGACTTTGACCATAATCACCCAATCAATATTGCAAGCAAAGCAGCATACGACCGCGGAATCACAGTTCTTTTTGCAGCAGGAAATGAAGGACCTGGGGAAAATACACACAACCCATACGCGAAGGCACCTTGGGTTATATCGGTAGCTGCGGGTGTAAAAAATGGTAGTTTAGCAGACTTCTCATCACGAGGAACGAAAGGTGTAGGTGGAACATTCACGATGGATGGAGTCGAGTGGACGTGGGAAGATCGCCCGACAATCACAGCGCCGGGTGTCGACATTGTATCGACAAGAGTGCTAGCACCTGTTTCGAGCTTAGCTGCCGAAAAAGATGCAGCAACTATTGACCCAGCTCACTTACCTTATTACACAACAATGAGCGGAACATCGATGGCAACTCCACATGTAGCGGGAATTGTAGCATTATTATTAGAAGCAAATCCATTATTATCACCAGACCAAGTGAAGACAATTTTACAAGAAACAGCAACGAATATGCCAGGCTTTGAGGCTTGGGAAGTTGGTGCAGGCTATGTGAACGCCTACGCTGCAGTGGATAAGGCGCTTAATGGTAAAAATTATGGAGAGACCGTAAATCTCTATCAAACGTTTAATAACAATGTTGTGTCAACAACTGAACGAGTTCCTTTTTCAGTAAACTATAATCCACTGACTCTAGTATCTACCAATGCATATGAATTTAAGGTGGAAGAAGGTCTATCTAGCCTTGTAGCAAAAGCAAACGGAGCAGGATTGTTAGGAGAAACAGGAAATCCAATTAATCTAGTGTTAATTGCTCCAGATGGAACTGAATATAGCTCAGGTGTCAGCCTGTTGTTCCCACTTTACTATGACCGGACGGTGTCGGTAAACGCACCTATGGCTGGAACATGGAAAGCTGAAATCAGAGGTCTTCGTGGAAATGAACTAAACCCAATTGGGATCTCACTGCCAGAAGAAGTTCAGGGTACATTAGCTTTTTCAAAAGTAAGCGGGTTCTCAGGTCTGAATGACATTAACGGCCACCCTGCAGCCGGTGCAATCCAAATGGGAGTAAATGAAAGACTATTTGACGGGTATTCAAACGGTACATTCAAACCAGATCAAACGCTAAAGAGATCAGAACTGGCGAAATACTTAGTGATGGGAGCAGAAATTCGTCAAACACTACCGGCAGCAGCAACATTTACCGATGTAAAAGCAACTGACTTAAGCTTTGTCGAAGCCGTGCTTGCAAAAGGTGCAGCTTTCCGTGGAGCTCAATTCTACAATGGTGTTATGGTAGGCAAAAATGGAAAGTTTGCACCGAATGATGCAGTAACTAGAGCAGAACTAGCATACTCGCTCGTTCAAAGCCTTGGCCTACAAAAAGAAGCACAAGCCTTTACTGGAGATGTGACAGTGCAATACAAGGATGAACGCGTGAAAATCCAAGATGCAGGTCAAATCCCAGCTGAACTAAAAGGCTATGTCCAGCTAGCATTAGATCTAAACATCCTAAACGCAAACTTCTCAGTCACACAAGGACCATTTGACTTACAACCAAAAGTAACAGCAACATTCAGCCCAACAGCACAAGTCACACGTGGGGAATTTGCAGTAGGAATGACAAGATTCTATAATGCATACCTAAACTAG